In Streptomyces sp. NBC_00448, the following are encoded in one genomic region:
- a CDS encoding ABC transporter permease: protein MLLSAVTALGVFNTVLLTTRERRRDLGMLKSIGMTPRQVVVMTVTSVAGIGLVGGLLGIPLGILAHRTVLDHVSVIAFPASMRDVWHAPQLAGLALAGVVIAALGALVPARQAARLTISQVLHSE from the coding sequence GTGCTGCTGTCCGCCGTCACCGCGCTGGGCGTGTTCAACACGGTGCTGCTGACCACGCGGGAGCGGCGCCGGGACCTGGGCATGCTCAAGTCGATCGGGATGACACCGCGCCAGGTGGTGGTGATGACGGTGACGTCGGTGGCGGGGATCGGCCTGGTCGGCGGGCTGCTCGGCATCCCGCTGGGCATCCTCGCGCACCGGACGGTGCTCGACCACGTCTCCGTGATCGCCTTCCCCGCGTCGATGCGGGACGTGTGGCACGCGCCTCAGTTGGCCGGGCTGGCCCTGGCCGGGGTGGTGATCGCCGCGCTCGGCGCGCTCGTACCGGCCCGCCAGGCGGCTCGGCTGACGATCTCGCAGGTGCTGCACAGCGAATGA
- a CDS encoding DMT family transporter encodes MPWLVLFCSSLLEAVWATALGASDGFTEAVPTLVFFATLAISLTALSYVVKRIPISVTYAVWSGSGAACTVLWSMATGHETVSGLKLLFLTGIIGCIVGLKLAKPHSGDAGSA; translated from the coding sequence GTGCCCTGGCTCGTCCTGTTCTGCAGTTCGCTGCTGGAGGCCGTCTGGGCCACGGCGCTGGGCGCCAGCGACGGCTTCACCGAGGCCGTGCCGACCCTGGTCTTCTTCGCCACCCTGGCCATCAGCCTGACCGCCCTGTCCTACGTGGTGAAGCGCATCCCGATCAGCGTCACCTACGCGGTATGGAGCGGGTCCGGCGCCGCCTGCACCGTCCTCTGGTCCATGGCCACCGGCCACGAGACCGTCAGCGGTCTGAAGTTGCTCTTCCTCACCGGCATCATCGGCTGCATCGTGGGGCTCAAACTGGCCAAGCCGCACTCCGGTGACGCCGGCTCCGCGTAA
- a CDS encoding DMT family transporter has translation MTWIVLITSGVMEAVWASALGATQGFRRLWPTVAVVAAMALSMAGLAFAMKTLPVGTAYSVWVGIGAVLTALVAAARGQDRLTSLRAALLAGLIGCVVGLKAVS, from the coding sequence GTGACGTGGATCGTCCTGATCACGTCGGGGGTGATGGAGGCCGTCTGGGCCAGCGCACTCGGCGCGACGCAAGGGTTCCGGCGTCTTTGGCCGACCGTAGCGGTCGTGGCCGCGATGGCCCTCAGCATGGCCGGGCTGGCCTTCGCCATGAAGACGCTGCCCGTCGGCACCGCCTATTCCGTCTGGGTCGGCATCGGTGCTGTGCTGACCGCCCTGGTGGCCGCCGCCCGCGGCCAGGACCGGCTCACCTCCCTGCGGGCGGCACTGCTGGCCGGCCTGATCGGCTGCGTCGTCGGACTGAAGGCGGTGAGCTGA